From the Trifolium pratense cultivar HEN17-A07 linkage group LG4, ARS_RC_1.1, whole genome shotgun sequence genome, the window TAAAAAATCAGGACCAAGAGACTAAAATTAAACTACTgtaaactaatatttattttggaaatGTACTATAAACTAATATTGATAATTGCTCTTCTCCATTCCGTGTTGCTCAAACACACAAAATACACTATCGGAAGATATATTTCGGTAAAATAGAGGGATTCTAAGCAAAATGAGGGAGAGAAGAGCAATTATCATTAATATTAAAGAGAAAGGATTAGAAAAATAATACCCCAATATTATAAGAAAGTTCGAATGATAAAtcatttttaaagtaaactgAACTGAACCCAATCAAATTCTAAACAAGAAATCAATCGTTGTTTGAGcccgtaaaataaataaataaaaatttgtgaatgttgtccgctacttaagtaatgtGTGATGAGAAATTTTATAATGCTGACCGCTTATTTAAGTAacagatgttataaaaaaaaattggtaggGTATTTTTGAGAGGTATCCGCTACCTAAATAATGGATCtggatattttgataaattcgtaGGCGCGAAAAAATAGGTAAGATAGCAAAAGAAATtctcaataaaaaatatgaagaaatatgaaaaagaataaaaatatggGCCTAAAACCCATAttgcaaacaaaacaacaaaaaaaaaaattaattcttgGACAACTTAAGGCTGTATATATGAGACCCATTTTAATGACTTACAACTGAAGCTGCCCTATATAATCTTTTTGgcaaggcaaatgctaaatagtgctcctgggacactctttaagcccttaaatagtaaactttttatagaatttttattggaatgcgtaaagtcaacgcattgaaaattgtagtgtttaatttttttaataaaaaatttctataaatagaatACTTAAAGAGtcccccgggggcactcgttagcaagacccaatcTTTTTTAGTAGATCAAACACATCTTAAAAGGTGTATAGATTgtaaaataagtattaaaaacTGTTAAGAGTGTTTTTCAactaaaagagaaaataatgatTATGATTGGAGCATAAGTATGATAGATACTACAACCACAATTCACCAAGATAGATGCAAAGGCAAAATGACACAAATAAGTGTTAATAATTGAATTTGTCTGATATATcttcaaatgattttaaataatatCAATCATCACCACAAAACCAAACCTCACTACTCTAGTTtatgataataaataaataaataaataaataaataaataatgctATTAAAAACATCCCAATGACAAGGGTAACCAAGTACATTCAACAAGAGCCAATAACTCATTGTGCATCAACTTTTGTGAGGAGAACAAACACCGCCTTCATCAGTGCTTCGATGCAGGTAAGCGCTATAAAACATCGGTTTTTAATTGGTATGCGAGTATATGTCTCCGTTTGTGTCAATTATCTTTCTACAAACATATATAAAGTGAGAATCTGGATCTTCCAGAACCCAATCTGCTGGAAGTAAGCCGTTTTCGGTAAGAGGAATAGGTTCCAATAATGATTTCTTCGATGAAGTACTACATTCAGGCTTATGAAATCCCGGTCTTGCTGCATGGATTACGAGAATGAGAATGTCAGCAAGACATGTACACAGAATCCAAGTAACACAACTATAACCAATATGAATTCATAccgatattttatataaatttcgGGAACGCACTTTTTTCACAAAAGAAAATAAGCTTATGCAACAAGTTAATCGCTCTAAATATAATCATAAGCAGGAAGAAATAATAATGAACCGATATTATTGTAGATCATAGGTGTTATCTAGTGCAGGAAATGAAGGCAAGGGTGAAATCTTACGGATATTATACAATGTAATTTTCCAATTGTACACGGATTTGCTTAGGTAAGGCATTCTTACTTTTGGATCGCCATATGTAATCTGCAAGAGGCAATTTAATCATTAATAATCTTTTCTAAATTTCTATAAATTATACgaaagaaaattgataaatagAATTCCAAATCCAACAAAATGAGATTTTACCAACATATAAGTCCCTCCAGGTTTTAGAAGTctgcaaaagaaagaaaaaaatgggtGTAATTAGCAAGAATTTAGATTGTGCGAAAATTTTAACAAATGAACATTCTTATTAAAGTCTATACAACCTACACACTTCTGCAAGCATCTGAGAAGCACTTAATTGAGCATCAGTACCACactaaaataccaaaaaaaattgaggatTAGAGCGAGAATATACGAAGTTAGATAAATGATGAGAGCAATCGGTGAAGCATCATACCATTAATGAATCAAGAGTTCCTAGATCGAGCATCGACAAAGCACAAGTGTACATGCAATAGCAAGAACAAATTAGCACCAGTATATGAATTTCCATGTATGTAATTATAGATTATGGAATTCACTAATTTCGATAAGGTTTGCATTTTGCAATGTATTGATCAACCGATACCTTTATCGATTACACCATCAAAAGTTTCATCCGGAAAGAAGCTCATATCCCTGACATCCATCTGCATATCTATTGAGATTCATGAAGTAATTTTACGTATATAGTTAAGCGCTTTTATTTTCGGTTAAGAGATGAGCGATTAtacaaaaataagtaaaaatgtTATTGATAAGATACATTGTAGCTGAGGGATGCACTCATATTTTCTTCTCATCATGTCAATGGCAACCGATGAAATATCAATGTTAATGATTTCCTCGTAACCATCTTTGACCATATCCTCTGATATAACTGCAAAACACATCCGTTTGCTCCTTGTAAATTTTCTGAAAAATTATGGACTCAATAAAAGAGAAATCTCATTCAAGTACgataatcaattataaaatattgacAGGAAACACTGTTTATTGCTCATGTTCGATAAACTGTTACCACTATTACATTACAGCTACATGTTTACAAATAAAGCAGTAAAATCCATGGAAATATTTCTGTTATTGAACTAATTGTGTCTGTAAGCTAGACAACTACAAGTTATTTTTCTAGcacaaaaacacacataaaaggTTTCGAGCAGTGTTATCAATGCCAGATGGTAGACCATAGCAGAATGTGACAAATATTTTAAGCGCCATAAAATGTCATGGCGCCACCATCCTTCCCAAATTGCCAATTGTGGTCGCCAAAAAATCCACCACAGCACAAATCTAGACAAAGTATATAATGTCATTTTCATCTCCTCTCTTGCCATTTTGTGCTTACTAACAAGATTCACAGCTTAAAATTTTACAAAGGCCATCCATCAAATCTATCATTTAGATACATAGTAAATACTCAATTTGCTCCCTAAAATTACTAGACCATATCAAGTTGGTAAGTATAGGAATGCATGTAAAACTAAGTGAATAATGTCATGAAAGCATTTGATAATAGAGGCTTGTTTGGATGggcttatttgagtttatctactgatATAAATTTTGTAAGACTGTTTGGTAGgaacttataaaaatagcttatgacatttttcatgagcttttttcagcttatttttgtAAGTTCTTTAAGATAGCTTAGGAAAACGGCTTATTATGGCATAtgcaaaaacaatttaatttaactttaaccgatactttaaaaatatcttatgtaagcttatacataagcttATACATATGCGCTTATCTATCATGATAAGCGCTTGTGCtataataagttgtttatccaaacagggcctaGATCCGtcattttaaattattgataACATAAAAAACTAAGTTGATGCATTCCTACAAATATTATGATAGTCACTCAAACAGCTATTATGAATATCTAAACAGCAAGATCTAATTGAATGCAAACCAAAACAttgaactcaagtggttaatgaacttccGTAGGACTAATCGTTCGGGAGAACCTGAGTTTGATTCCTAACGGGAACAATTCTTGATCAGACTTTAGTTACCTTGCAACACAAATTCTGGATTACCAGCCCCCTTCCCTAGGAACTAGAGGGataataccaacaaaaaaaacatctaACTGAATGCATGCatgaatgaataaaaactaGTTCAAACCATCAATCAAATCATCAatacatacaaattaaattcaacaAAATAACAATCCAAACCCcaaaatttaaaaccaaattaaacccaaaaaaaaaaaagcaatatttttttttatttctgaaaaaagaaaaaagtgggTAATGAAAAGAATGATTACCAGCATTGCCACAACCAACCATAAGGATTCTAGAAGAAAGAGGAATATAATGACGAAGAAAGGGTTTAAGATCAGAGTAACGTTGATACCAATCAAAAGAACCACCCTCTTGGATATAACGAGCATCCCAATAATGAGCATCACCATAATCATAAGTGTTGCAACTTGACACATCTCTGTACATGTTTTCCGGCGAAGTTGAACAAAAATGGCGGCACTGGGTTGTGTTGTGTGACAGACAAGACTAAGACAAGAAGAAAggattttgttttgtgtttgttgacaAAAATTGTGTGAGTGAGGTTGAGTTTTGTTTGGGCTTAGGTTTTGGTTTGGACCTTGTATTTGTACTTTCTACTAGTTCTAGGATACTACTTGTTCATCCCAAATTTAGTGACACatattattttaactatttttttctattaatagataaaaaataaatattatgatATAAGATGGTGTTAGATTCGTTTCTatgattattttcaaaatattaaatttttataatttttactattatccaattaaaaatattagtcatcaaagttatgcatcgacaTGCATAAAACAGTCAACTATGTCACTCATTTTGAGACATAGGGAGTATGTGGTGGACCACCTTTATAATTGGTTCATCGTTATTTAAAATTACCTGAAATTTTAAACGACTATTGAgcgttaatattattttttaatagttaGAATAATGATATAATTTGTGTCAATTAAGTCATTgtttcaatattaaaaataaagattattaaCTTATACTTTGAAACAATATATATTGTCattagaattttaaatattctttaagtatactccctccgtctcaaaaccTTAAtcattttagagttttgcaCGTGGATTAAGAAATAACAAAGATTGTTAAGTTAAGTTATTTTTACTcttactttattaaaaaagagaaaatatatttaatgaatGCATCATTACTCTTTGTAAGGGTATAAATGGTAAAGAAACATTAATTGTGTCTTGATTTCTTAAAAGCACAaaagttttgggacaaaactaaaaagcTAAAAGGATCAAATATTTGGGAATGAGGGAGTAGTATGCAATAGACCACTTGTTTGTAATGGTggttcatattagaattttcaCGTGTTTGTAATTAGGTGAGTTGACTTTTGGAGAAATAAACATTTAAACCAACTAAATAGTATATTCTTAGAAAAAATTGCTGCTCATTTAAAT encodes:
- the LOC123921719 gene encoding EEF1A lysine methyltransferase 4 — translated: MYRDVSSCNTYDYGDAHYWDARYIQEGGSFDWYQRYSDLKPFLRHYIPLSSRILMVGCGNAVISEDMVKDGYEEIINIDISSVAIDMMRRKYECIPQLQYMQMDVRDMSFFPDETFDGVIDKGTLDSLMCGTDAQLSASQMLAEVCRLLKPGGTYMLITYGDPKVRMPYLSKSVYNWKITLYNIPRPGFHKPECSTSSKKSLLEPIPLTENGLLPADWVLEDPDSHFIYVCRKIIDTNGDIYSHTN